The nucleotide sequence AACTACGAATATCCAGTAAATAAAGATGTAAAACCGAGCCAAACTACTGCTAATTTTGGTGAGTTTAAAGCAGACGAGATCTCTTTAAACAGAGTTAGCGAAAATATCAAAAAAGCTGTGTTGCTAGTAGATCAAGCTGGTTGGAAATAAGTGAAAATACTCAAATTTGGGGCGATTTTTGTCGCCCTAGTTATCGTTTTTCCTCTGTTTTTTATATTTATAGAGATGTTTTTTGGCGATTTTTCGCTTCTAAATCATTTTGGTAAATATCTACTTCTTGGATATATCAAAGATACTTTTTTACTCTTAGTTGGTGTCTTGGTATCTACTATCACGATCGCTTGTATAAGTGCGTATTTGGTGGCAAATTATAAATTTCCGTTTAGTAGATTTTTTGAGTTTGCGCTTGTGTTGCCTTTGGCGATCCCTGCTTATATATTTAGTTTTGCTTATGTTGGACTTATGGATTATAATGGTGAGTTTATGAAAGTTTTTGGATTTCGCATAGATATGATGAATATCTGGGGTGCGATTTTCGTGATAAGTTTATCGCTATATCCGTATATCTATATGTTTGCTAAAACTAGTTTTAAAACAGGAAGTAAAACGGTATTTGAATTGGCGAAAATTTATAATGTTAATGGTTTTATGACGTTTTTTAAGATATCTTTACCGCTAGCAAGACCTGCTATTTTTGGTGGAGCTATGCTTGTAGCTATGGAAACTTTAAGCGATTATGGAACGGCAGCGTATTACGGAGTAAATACGTTTAGTGCTGGAATTTTTAAGGTTTGGTATGATCTTGATGACTCATATCTAGCAAGCTTTTTGGCTGGAATTTTAATGGTTATAGTATTTTTTATTATGTTTGGTGAATATCTTAATAAAAAATCCTATAGTTTCAACAACAATACGTCTCTTAGTCTAAAACCTGTAAATCTCTCAAAAACGGCTAAATTCTTTGCGTTTTTATGGTGTTTTACTATATTTATGATAGCTTTTGCTCTGCCTTTTTACTGGCTTGTTTATTGGTCGATTTTTGGCGACGTTAAATTTGATATGAGTTTTATCAAAATGGCTTCAAATTCATTATTTATCGCCATTTTAGCTTCTGTTTTGATAGTTGTGGTAGGACTGTTTTTAACATTTTCATCAAGATTTTTTGTTTCAAAGCTAGTAAAAACCATTGTTTTGAAATGTTCATCTTTAGGATACGCACTTCCTGGCGCTAGTGTCGGAGTTTGCGTGATGATAGTTTTTGGTTATATAGATAGAAATTTCGGTACGAGTTTGCTCTCAAGCAGCTTTGTAGTGCTTATGTTTGGCTATCTGGTGCGTTTTATGACTGCTAGTATTTACGCTCTTGATAGTGGTTATTCAAAGATTTCTAAATTTATAGATGACGCAGCTAAAGTTATGAAAATCAGCCTTTGGAGTATGTTTTTTAAAGTGCATTTACCGCTTTTAAAACACTTCATTTTACTTGCTTTTACTCTAGCTTTTGTAGATATCGTAAAAGAGCTTCCTTTGAGTTTGATTTTGCGTCCGTTTGAGTTTGAAACTCTGAGTATAAGAGCGTTTTTTTACGCGACTGATGAGAGACTTTACTCGGCTGCATTGCCAAGTTTGCTTATAGTTTTGATATCGTTATGCGCTGTTGTTTTTGTAGAAATTTACGCTCGCAATAAGTCTAAATAGACCATTTCTTAGCTTGATTTATTTTTGAAAGTTGTGAGTTTATTTAAATTTATATAATTGCCAAAACTGCTCATTTCAGAGCAGTTTTAGAACTTCCTAAGTTAGAGTTATCTTCATAGTTAAATCCACCGCCAAGAGATTTATATACATCTACAACGCTAGTAGCTACGCTTAACTTGCTTTTTGCAAGGTCAAGCCTTGCTGATAAAAGATTTCTTTGTGAGTCTAAGAACTCAAGATGTGTGCTGTATCCGTTATCATATCTAGTCTTAGATAGATCATAAACCTTAGTTTGAGATGTGACTAAGTCTTGCATGCTTTTTTCTTTTAAGACTGAGTTTTTACGTGTATCAAGGGCGGTTCTTATCTCACCAAATGCAGTTTTTACCGTTTTATCATATGATAAAAAACTTGCATTTTGTTCCAAATTTGCAAGCTCAACTCTATTTTTTGTCCTTCCAAAATCAAGCAACGGCATCGCAATGCTTCCGCCTACATTCCATGTATTTGCGTTGTTTATGAAAAACCTATCAAAT is from Campylobacter fetus subsp. testudinum 03-427 and encodes:
- a CDS encoding putative iron(III) ABC transporter, permease protein (Pfam matches to PF00528.18 BPD_transp_1, and to PF00528.18 BPD_transp_1), with translation MKILKFGAIFVALVIVFPLFFIFIEMFFGDFSLLNHFGKYLLLGYIKDTFLLLVGVLVSTITIACISAYLVANYKFPFSRFFEFALVLPLAIPAYIFSFAYVGLMDYNGEFMKVFGFRIDMMNIWGAIFVISLSLYPYIYMFAKTSFKTGSKTVFELAKIYNVNGFMTFFKISLPLARPAIFGGAMLVAMETLSDYGTAAYYGVNTFSAGIFKVWYDLDDSYLASFLAGILMVIVFFIMFGEYLNKKSYSFNNNTSLSLKPVNLSKTAKFFAFLWCFTIFMIAFALPFYWLVYWSIFGDVKFDMSFIKMASNSLFIAILASVLIVVVGLFLTFSSRFFVSKLVKTIVLKCSSLGYALPGASVGVCVMIVFGYIDRNFGTSLLSSSFVVLMFGYLVRFMTASIYALDSGYSKISKFIDDAAKVMKISLWSMFFKVHLPLLKHFILLAFTLAFVDIVKELPLSLILRPFEFETLSIRAFFYATDERLYSAALPSLLIVLISLCAVVFVEIYARNKSK